One region of Niallia sp. Man26 genomic DNA includes:
- a CDS encoding SDR family oxidoreductase: MESLQGKNIIITGASSGIGERLAINIALLGGRPILIARTEEKLQKIAAKIQSETAVNPIYFALDVSDLEKVHEVFAEINEQVGFVDILVNNAGFGIFEYLHETSIADMERMFAVNVLGLIACTKEVLPSMLSANKGHIINIASQAGKLATAKSSGYSATKHAVLGFTNSLRMEVAKTNIRISAVNPGPIDTNFFEIADKSGNYAKNVEKFMLSTDYVADKITALILKPKRELNLPKWMNAGSVLYNLFPRIADRIMGGMLDKK, encoded by the coding sequence ATGGAAAGCTTACAAGGTAAAAATATCATAATAACAGGAGCATCATCAGGAATTGGCGAAAGGCTTGCTATCAATATAGCATTGCTTGGTGGAAGACCAATCCTGATTGCGCGAACAGAGGAAAAGCTCCAAAAAATCGCAGCGAAAATACAAAGTGAAACAGCAGTAAATCCAATCTATTTCGCTTTAGATGTAAGCGATCTGGAAAAAGTGCATGAGGTATTTGCTGAAATTAATGAACAGGTCGGTTTTGTTGATATTTTAGTGAACAATGCCGGCTTTGGCATTTTTGAGTACCTCCATGAAACAAGTATTGCTGATATGGAAAGAATGTTTGCTGTCAATGTTCTAGGACTGATTGCTTGTACGAAGGAAGTTTTGCCGTCGATGTTAAGTGCCAATAAAGGTCATATAATTAACATTGCCTCACAAGCCGGCAAGCTAGCGACAGCTAAGTCAAGCGGCTATTCAGCAACAAAGCATGCTGTGTTAGGCTTCACTAACAGCTTGCGAATGGAGGTTGCTAAAACCAATATCCGTATTTCAGCAGTTAACCCAGGACCAATTGATACTAATTTTTTTGAGATTGCAGATAAATCCGGCAACTATGCAAAAAATGTGGAGAAGTTCATGCTTTCCACAGATTATGTTGCGGACAAGATAACAGCGCTGATTTTAAAACCGAAAAGAGAGTTGAATTTGCCGAAATGGATGAATGCAGGCAGCGTTCTTTATAATCTGTTTCCTCGTATTGCTGACCGGATTATGGGCGGCATGCTGGACAAAAAGTAA
- the rnz gene encoding ribonuclease Z has protein sequence MQLTFLGTGAGIPAKARNVTSIALKLLEETGSIWLFDCGEATQHQILHTNIKPRRVEKVFITHLHGDHLYGLPGFLASRSFQGGETPLTVYGPKGIAEYIAVSLKVSQTYLKYELKIVEIEDGIILDEDKFTVEAKMLEHGVVSFGYRIVEKNKPGVLQTDKLAEIGVKPGPIFKEIKAGRKVTLEDGSIIDGRDFVGPSIKGRIVTILGDTRTCQAAVELAKDADVLVHEATFAEGEADIAKEYYHSTTTHAAANAKAAGAKFLILTHISARYDCADSLLEEAKRIFPPSSAAEDFKEYDIPVQKDSD, from the coding sequence ATGCAGCTTACATTTTTAGGAACAGGAGCTGGCATTCCAGCCAAGGCAAGAAATGTGACGAGCATCGCATTGAAACTGCTCGAGGAAACAGGAAGCATTTGGCTGTTTGATTGTGGGGAAGCAACACAGCACCAAATTTTACATACGAACATTAAACCGAGAAGAGTGGAAAAGGTGTTTATCACCCATCTTCATGGCGATCATTTATATGGGTTACCAGGCTTCTTAGCAAGCAGATCCTTTCAAGGAGGAGAAACACCTCTTACTGTATACGGACCAAAAGGAATTGCTGAATATATTGCTGTTAGCCTGAAGGTTAGTCAAACATACTTAAAATATGAATTAAAGATAGTAGAAATAGAAGATGGCATTATATTAGATGAAGATAAATTCACAGTGGAAGCGAAAATGCTGGAGCATGGTGTGGTGAGCTTTGGCTACCGTATTGTAGAAAAGAATAAGCCTGGTGTTCTGCAAACAGACAAACTGGCAGAAATCGGAGTAAAGCCTGGACCGATATTTAAAGAGATTAAAGCAGGCCGCAAAGTTACCCTTGAAGATGGCAGTATCATTGATGGCAGAGATTTTGTTGGACCTAGTATTAAGGGGAGAATAGTCACAATTTTAGGTGATACAAGAACCTGTCAAGCAGCAGTAGAGCTTGCAAAAGATGCTGATGTGTTAGTACATGAAGCCACTTTTGCTGAAGGGGAAGCAGACATAGCAAAGGAATATTATCATTCGACGACAACACATGCAGCTGCAAACGCAAAGGCAGCGGGGGCAAAATTTTTGATTCTTACCCATATTAGCGCCAGATATGATTGTGCCGACAGCCTTCTTGAAGAAGCAAAACGAATATTCCCGCCATCCTCTGCTGCAGAGGATTTCAAGGAATATGATATTCCAGTACAAAAAGATAGCGATTAA
- the zwf gene encoding glucose-6-phosphate dehydrogenase — MNQNQQSTALIMIFGATGDLANRKLFPSLYRLYQKGKLSRFAVVGVGRRTLTDEQFKQNVQNSVAEAISGSKDLEAFASHFCYHSHDVADSSSYAALKNIADDLDNKYNLGGNRVFYLAMAPEFFGPIAIHLKEDGLTDVAGFKRLIIEKPFGHDLESAKELNEQIRTAFAENEVYRIDHYLGKAMVQNIETIRFSNAIFENLWNNRYISNIQVTSSEVLGVEERGRYYETSGALRDMVQNHILQMVALLAMEPPIRLTPDEIRSEKVKVFRAMRPVEGDAVKDYFVRGQYGKGVVEDLEVPSYREEQMVNPESQTETFVAGKVMIDNFRWAGVPFYIRTGKRLESKSTKIVVQFKDIPMNLYDRPDQALTPNLLVIHIQPEEGITLHLNAKKAGQNMEATPIKLSYANTGIASINTPEAYEKLIDDSIHGDATNFTHWDEVALSWSYVDKISQAWASTPAENFPNYVSGSMGPKEADELLEKDGFFWWPLSQFEVDVC; from the coding sequence GTGAATCAAAATCAACAATCTACTGCGTTAATCATGATTTTTGGGGCAACTGGAGATTTGGCAAACAGAAAACTGTTTCCTTCCCTTTACCGTCTATACCAAAAAGGCAAACTTTCTCGTTTTGCTGTAGTCGGCGTCGGAAGAAGAACTTTAACAGATGAGCAATTCAAACAAAATGTACAAAACTCTGTCGCTGAAGCAATATCTGGCAGCAAGGATTTAGAAGCATTCGCTTCCCACTTCTGCTACCATTCGCATGATGTAGCTGATTCCAGTTCCTATGCTGCTTTGAAAAACATTGCGGACGACTTGGATAATAAATATAATTTGGGCGGAAACAGAGTGTTCTACTTAGCAATGGCACCTGAATTCTTTGGTCCGATTGCCATACATTTAAAAGAGGACGGTCTGACAGATGTTGCTGGCTTTAAGCGCCTGATTATCGAGAAGCCGTTTGGACATGATTTAGAATCAGCCAAAGAGCTGAATGAACAAATACGTACTGCATTTGCAGAAAATGAAGTATACCGCATTGACCACTATCTTGGTAAAGCGATGGTTCAAAATATTGAAACAATTCGTTTTTCCAATGCTATTTTCGAAAATCTATGGAATAACCGTTATATCAGCAATATTCAAGTCACTTCTAGTGAAGTGTTGGGTGTGGAAGAAAGAGGAAGGTATTACGAAACAAGCGGCGCTTTGCGTGACATGGTGCAAAACCATATTCTGCAAATGGTTGCCTTGCTTGCAATGGAGCCGCCAATCCGTCTGACTCCAGATGAAATCCGCTCTGAAAAGGTTAAAGTATTCCGTGCAATGAGACCTGTTGAAGGGGATGCAGTGAAGGATTATTTCGTCAGAGGACAATACGGAAAAGGTGTAGTGGAAGATTTGGAGGTTCCTAGCTACCGCGAAGAACAAATGGTAAATCCAGAGTCGCAAACCGAAACATTTGTGGCTGGAAAAGTGATGATTGATAACTTCCGCTGGGCTGGTGTGCCATTCTATATCCGTACAGGAAAACGCCTTGAATCAAAATCAACCAAAATTGTCGTTCAATTTAAAGATATCCCAATGAATCTTTATGACAGACCAGATCAAGCGTTAACGCCAAATCTGCTTGTTATCCATATCCAGCCGGAAGAAGGAATCACCTTGCACTTAAATGCAAAAAAAGCCGGCCAAAACATGGAAGCTACACCAATTAAATTAAGCTATGCCAACACAGGCATCGCAAGCATCAATACTCCAGAGGCATATGAAAAGCTGATTGATGACAGCATTCATGGTGACGCAACAAACTTTACCCACTGGGATGAAGTGGCACTTTCCTGGAGCTATGTTGATAAGATTTCACAAGCTTGGGCAAGCACTCCAGCAGAAAACTTCCCGAACTATGTTTCTGGCAGCATGGGTCCGAAAGAAGCAGATGAGCTTCTTGAGAAAGACGGATTCTTCTGGTGGCCGCTAAGTCAGTTTGAAGTAGATGTTTGCTGA
- a CDS encoding metallophosphoesterase: MGKTKIVVQFLLVFLLYNLIILYIGWNIFTWLEVLLPNVYVPVLTAILLIVAYSYFAGHLIRSIPLFRIVGSYWLGFLQYAVLILPIADLAAYIISRFTDADKTVAIIGIMTFIAFAYLLIAGSYNAYSPVIKQYELMLPKGTAKPSKLKIAMASDMHFGTLSGNAHLNRLVEQINGLEPDIILFPGDIIDDDPIPFLRKRMGDKMMELTAPLGIYGVLGNHEYYGKKIPEFLEEMNRVGVTILMDETEVIDDRFILIGRKDKTDKDRLPIRELAHQKPADLPVIMMDHQPAELVQAMEEGIDLSLSGHTHRGQMAPNHLITRKVFELDWGYKQKEQLHAIVSSGYGFWGPPIRMGSRSEIVCIDIEFV, from the coding sequence ATGGGAAAAACAAAAATAGTCGTGCAATTTTTACTCGTGTTTCTTCTATATAATTTAATTATTTTATATATTGGCTGGAATATCTTCACATGGCTTGAAGTATTGCTGCCGAATGTGTATGTTCCTGTTTTGACGGCTATACTGCTTATCGTTGCATATTCGTATTTTGCCGGCCATCTCATCCGTTCCATTCCCTTATTCCGGATTGTCGGTTCGTATTGGCTCGGTTTTCTTCAATATGCTGTCCTTATCTTGCCAATAGCTGACTTAGCAGCATATATTATTTCAAGATTTACGGATGCCGATAAAACAGTTGCCATTATTGGAATTATGACCTTTATAGCTTTTGCTTATTTACTGATTGCAGGGAGCTATAATGCTTACTCCCCTGTTATTAAACAATATGAGCTTATGCTCCCTAAAGGTACAGCAAAACCTAGTAAGCTGAAGATAGCAATGGCATCCGATATGCATTTTGGCACATTATCAGGCAATGCCCACTTAAACCGGCTTGTAGAGCAAATCAATGGACTGGAACCTGATATCATTCTTTTTCCAGGTGATATTATTGATGATGACCCTATTCCCTTCCTCCGTAAAAGAATGGGTGATAAAATGATGGAATTAACCGCTCCTTTAGGAATTTATGGTGTATTAGGAAATCATGAATATTATGGTAAAAAAATTCCGGAGTTTTTGGAGGAAATGAATCGTGTCGGTGTAACGATTTTAATGGATGAGACAGAAGTCATAGATGACCGATTTATCCTGATTGGCAGAAAAGATAAGACAGACAAAGACCGCTTGCCTATCAGGGAATTGGCTCACCAAAAACCTGCTGATCTCCCTGTCATCATGATGGATCACCAGCCAGCAGAGTTAGTGCAAGCTATGGAGGAGGGCATCGATTTATCTTTATCTGGCCATACACATAGAGGTCAAATGGCACCAAATCATTTAATTACTAGAAAAGTATTTGAATTAGATTGGGGCTATAAACAAAAAGAGCAGCTTCATGCCATTGTTTCATCTGGCTATGGATTTTGGGGTCCTCCAATCCGCATGGGCAGCCGCTCGGAGATTGTATGTATTGATATTGAATTTGTATAA